Proteins found in one Pseudodesulfovibrio sp. JC047 genomic segment:
- a CDS encoding CBS domain-containing protein, with amino-acid sequence MKIKDLMTPVERYQTLGLDASLSDVVNAIHDGAHRDILVVDDTGAFAGVVTMIDIIIALEPNYKKLNTNDLGSDILSNRFVADQFKEYNLWSNTLTDLCGKSLDLKARDLMHVPEDSHYIDENSDLEHGVHLYIMGATQPLIVRQNGTVTGILRMADVFDEIINRMSTCAD; translated from the coding sequence ATGAAAATCAAAGACCTGATGACTCCGGTAGAGCGATATCAGACCCTCGGTCTGGACGCCTCTCTGAGTGATGTCGTGAACGCCATCCACGATGGTGCCCATCGCGACATTCTTGTGGTAGATGATACCGGGGCCTTTGCCGGCGTGGTCACCATGATTGATATCATCATCGCACTGGAGCCGAACTACAAAAAACTCAATACCAATGATCTCGGCAGCGACATTTTGTCAAACCGATTTGTGGCCGACCAATTCAAAGAGTACAATCTCTGGTCAAACACCTTGACTGACCTTTGCGGCAAAAGCCTTGACCTGAAGGCTCGTGATCTCATGCACGTCCCTGAAGACTCACACTACATTGATGAAAACAGCGACCTGGAACACGGCGTCCATCTCTATATAATGGGAGCGACCCAACCGTTGATTGTTCGCCAAAATGGTACCGTGACCGGCATCCTCCGCATGGCCGATGTCTTTGATGAAATCATTAATCGCATGAGCACCTGTGCCGACTAG
- a CDS encoding dinitrogenase iron-molybdenum cofactor biosynthesis protein, with the protein MEKILIPLIGNELAPRFDMALEVLIVSVTRETSAMGKIDEKIVILDAPSSETMYRMVMSESVKTILCAGIEKEIYDFLRRKRLRVIDNVCGPVDPVLEAYLMGTLTEGQSYY; encoded by the coding sequence ATGGAAAAAATTCTTATCCCACTTATCGGCAACGAACTGGCTCCCAGATTCGACATGGCCCTTGAAGTACTCATCGTCTCGGTCACTCGAGAAACCAGCGCCATGGGAAAAATCGACGAAAAAATCGTGATCCTCGACGCCCCCTCCAGTGAAACCATGTATCGAATGGTCATGTCTGAAAGTGTCAAAACCATCCTGTGTGCTGGCATCGAAAAGGAAATTTATGATTTTCTTCGACGCAAGCGTCTTCGTGTTATCGATAATGTCTGCGGCCCGGTTGACCCTGTTCTTGAAGCGTACCTCATGGGAACCCTCACCGAGGGGCAGTCGTACTATTGA
- a CDS encoding sigma 54-interacting transcriptional regulator — translation MPIADLSAIIHGLTDTKALATLLDALPLGIAIMDTRGKLLAINSAYEKITGVQRKDVLGIKCLHALRCDFCMKNCPIMTDWENHDPKTVEANILTRNREKVFVNLTLSPLVDDTTTIQGVIETITPSSGGPLDEVSGHVLGLGELVGRSPQVRKIFAMTPSIAQTDSPVLITGETGTGKDMLAEEIHNESDRDGPFVKVNCGALPPPLLESELFGHIKNAFPGADQAKQGRLRMAHGGTLFITEIGDLPLSLQTKLLAYMDNHVVRPMGSTKSVRTDVRLMAASNTNLDDAVRNKTFRQDLLYRLNVIRLHLPPLRERGEDLLLLQDHFLRMFQLRYKKKVERFSKNVDKLLKSYTFPGNIRELRNLIEYAVNFCDTPVIRMRHLPGYILHGHGLPTNLTPSTQRPDIPGEVRSAPPERWEDVQRKMILDALVKTGGRKQQAAELLGWGRSTLWRKMKHFGIE, via the coding sequence ATGCCCATAGCCGATCTTTCCGCTATCATACACGGCCTGACCGACACCAAGGCACTGGCCACACTCCTTGACGCCCTGCCTCTCGGCATCGCCATCATGGACACACGCGGCAAATTGCTCGCGATCAACAGTGCCTATGAAAAGATAACCGGGGTTCAGCGAAAAGACGTTCTCGGCATCAAGTGTCTTCACGCATTGCGGTGTGATTTCTGTATGAAAAACTGTCCGATCATGACCGATTGGGAGAATCACGACCCCAAAACCGTGGAAGCAAACATCCTTACCCGGAATCGGGAAAAGGTCTTTGTCAATCTGACACTCTCCCCATTGGTGGATGACACCACAACGATTCAAGGTGTCATCGAAACCATCACCCCGAGTAGTGGCGGACCTCTCGATGAGGTTTCGGGGCATGTGCTCGGTCTGGGAGAACTCGTTGGCCGTAGCCCCCAGGTCCGCAAGATATTTGCCATGACCCCGTCCATTGCCCAGACCGATTCTCCAGTCCTCATTACCGGTGAAACCGGCACAGGCAAAGATATGCTGGCTGAAGAAATTCACAATGAATCGGACAGGGATGGCCCGTTTGTGAAGGTGAACTGCGGGGCCTTGCCACCGCCACTCCTTGAATCCGAATTATTCGGTCATATCAAAAACGCCTTTCCCGGCGCAGACCAGGCCAAACAGGGCCGACTGCGCATGGCCCACGGGGGCACCCTGTTCATCACCGAAATCGGGGACCTCCCCCTCTCTCTGCAAACCAAACTCCTCGCCTACATGGACAATCACGTCGTACGGCCCATGGGGTCCACCAAGAGTGTCAGGACCGATGTGCGACTCATGGCAGCCAGCAACACCAACCTTGATGACGCTGTCCGCAACAAGACGTTTCGTCAGGACCTCCTCTACCGACTCAATGTGATCCGCCTCCACCTCCCTCCATTACGGGAACGCGGTGAAGACCTGCTCCTCTTGCAGGACCACTTTCTGAGAATGTTCCAGCTCCGCTACAAAAAAAAGGTGGAACGGTTCTCGAAGAATGTTGACAAACTCCTCAAATCCTACACTTTCCCTGGAAATATTCGCGAATTGCGTAATCTGATCGAATATGCCGTCAATTTCTGTGACACGCCGGTCATTCGAATGCGACACCTCCCCGGATACATCCTGCACGGGCATGGACTCCCCACCAACCTGACACCTTCAACTCAGCGTCCCGACATACCGGGTGAAGTCAGAAGCGCACCTCCAGAACGATGGGAAGATGTCCAACGCAAAATGATCCTTGACGCACTGGTCAAAACTGGTGGCCGCAAGCAACAGGCTGCCGAACTCCTCGGCTGGGGACGCAGCACGTTATGGCGCAAGATGAAACATTTCGGCATCGAGTAA